Genomic DNA from Rhodospirillales bacterium:
AGCGGCGACGGCGAACACGTCCTTGTCGCCGCGTCCGCACAAGTTCATCACGATGAGGTGGTCGCGCGGCAAGTCCGGGGCGATGCGGACGACATGGGAGAGCGCGTGGGCCGGCTCCAGCGCCGGGATGATGCCCTCCGTCCGCGAACACAACTGGAAGGCGTCGAGCGCCTCGCTATCGGTGACCGACACGTAGGTGACCCGCCCGCTGTCGCGCAGCCAGGCGTGCTCCGGACCGATGCCGGGGTAGTCAAGGCCCGCGGCAATGGAATGCCCTTCCTCGATCTGTCCATCGGCGTTCTGCAGGAGATAGGTGCGGTTGCCG
This window encodes:
- a CDS encoding tryptophan synthase subunit beta (catalyzes the formation of L-tryptophan from L-serine and 1-(indol-3-yl)glycerol 3-phosphate) — encoded protein: GNRTYLLQNADGQIEEGHSIAAGLDYPGIGPEHAWLRDSGRVTYVSVTDSEALDAFQLCSRTEGIIPALEPAHALSHVVRIAPDLPRDHLIVMNLCGRGDKDVFAVAAHLGVEL